DNA from Desulfarculus baarsii DSM 2075:
GAACTCATGGCCAGGCCGTCGGCCTCGCGCACGGTGGGCCGGCCGACGACCGCCACGTCCAGGCCGAGGTCGAGGGCCATGCGCTTGATCAGCGTAAGCTGCTGATAGTCTTTTTCGCCAAAGGCCGCCACGTGGGGCAGCACCGCGTTGAAGAGCTTGAGCACCACGGTGGTCACGCCGTCAAAATGGCCCGTGCGCACCTTGCCGCAGAGCAGGCCGCTCATGCCGGACACGCTCACCTTGGTGCAGTAGCCCTCCGGGTACATGGCCGGGGCGGTGGGGCAGAAAATGACGTCCGTCCCGCGCTGGGCGCAAAGGGCGCGGTCGGCCTCGAAGGTGCGAGGGTAGGTGTCGAGATCCTCGGCGCGGTCGAACTGCAGGGGGTTGACGAAGATGCTTGCCACCACCACGTCGCACTCTTGGCGGACGTAGTCGATCAGCGAAAGATGACCGGCGTGCAGCGCGCCCATGGTCGGCACGAAGCCGATGCGTTTGCCAGCCGCGCGCAAGGCGTGGCCGTGGGCCCGCATTTCGGTGGGAGTTCGAATGATTGTCGGCTCTGAAGGCATGTCCACTCCGTCCCGGTCAACCACCAGCGGTTGATCCAAGCGGTAAAAGTGGTGATTCGCGCGGGAGAATTTCGCCTTGACCCTCTGGCTTGCCCGTGGCGCGTGGCCATCGAGCGACCCGGTCGGACGCCCCGCTGGCGGGAAAGATAACGCAGCGCGTGAACGTTGTCCAGGCCAATTTCACTCGATCGTCGGCGCAAAGTCGGGCAAATGTCTAGTTGGGCGGGCCTGGCGGGGTCAGGGCCAGGGCGATGGCCCCCAGTTCGGCGATGGAGAGCGTCTCGGCGCGGCGGCTCGGCGCTACGGCGGCCCGACCCAGGGCGTCCTCCACGCGGCCGCGCTCCAGGCCCAGGCCGCCGGCCAACGCGTTGGCCACGGTCTTGCGGCGCTGGCCAAAGGCCGCCTTGACCACCTGGCCGAACCATGCCTGGCTCAGGCCCAGGGCCGCCGGCAACGGCTGCTCCAACGGCGTCAGATGAACGATCTGGCTGGACACGTTGGGCTCGGGAAAAAACTGCCCCCGGCTCAGGGTCACGCCAGCGCGGACCTGGCACAGGCTCTGGACCATCACGCCCAGCCGGCCCCAGTCCTTGCCGCCGGGCTTGGCCGCCAGGCGCGTGGCCACTTCCTTTTGCACCATCAACGTGGCCGCGCGCCAGCAGGGCGCGGCCGCCAGCAGGGCAAACAGCAGCGGCGAGGTGATGTTGTAGGGCAGGTTGCCGATGACCACCAGCGGCCGGCCGGCTTGCTCGCGGGTCGCGGGCCAGTCCAGGTCCAGGGCGTCCATCAGCCGGGCCTCGACATTTTGCAGGCCTTCCTCGGCCAGCACGTCCATAAGCGCCCGGTGCACGCCCCGGTCGATCTCCACGGCCAGCACCCGGCTGGCCAGGCGTCCGGCGGCCACGGTCAGCGCGCCCAGGCCGGGGCCGATCTCCACCACGAAATCCTCGGGGCCGATGGCGGCGCTGGCCACGATGGCCTGGGCCGTGGCCGGTTGGGTCAGGAAGTTCTGGCCCCGGGCCTTGGAGGCGTGCAGGCCCAGGCGCTCCAGCAACAGGCGCGGATGCATGGGCGTTCAGGCCTCGCCGGGCAGGCGGCCGCCCCGGGGCAGGCGGCTGACGGCGTCGGCTTCGAGGGCCAGGCGCAGGCCGGCCCGCAGGCGGATGGCTCCGGCGGCGGCGATCATGGCGGCGTTGTCGGTGCACAGGGCCACGGGCGGGGCGGTGAGCTCCATGCCGGCCGCGGCGGCGGCCTGGGCCATGGCTTGGCGCAGGCGCTGGTTGGCGGCCACGCCGCCGGCCAGGGCCAGGCGGGTCAGGCCGCGTTGCTTGGCCGCGGCGATGGTCTTGCTGGTCAGCACCTCGACCACGGCCTCCTGAAAGCCGGCGCAAAGGTCTTCGATGCGATAATTCTGGCCGATGTGCTCCTGGCGAAAGCGCACCACCGCGCTTTTGAGCCCGCTGAAGCTGAAATCCAGCGTGCCGTCGCGCAGGCGCGGCCGGGGCAGTTGAATCGCCGTGGGATCGCCGCCGGCGGCCAGGCGGTCGATGATCACCCCGCCGGGGTAGCCCAGGCCGTAGAGCTTGGCCACCTTGTCGTAGGCCTCGCCGGCCGCGTCGTCGACGGTCTGGCCCAATTCTTCCATCTGGCCGAAATCATGCACGTGATAGATGCTGGTGTGGCCGCCGCTGACCAACAGCGCGGCGAAGGGCGGCGCGGGCGGATCGTCCATCAGGCGCAGCGCCGCGATGTGGCCCTCCAGGTGGCTGACCCCCACGATGGGCAGATCACGCGCCCAGGCCAGGGCCTTGGCCGCCGACAGCCCCACCAGAAGCGAGCCGATCAGCCCCGGCCCCTGGGTCACGGCCAGGCCGCTGATCTGGCCAAGCGTGACGCCGGCCCCCGCCAGCGCCGCCCGGATCACCGGGGCCACGGCCTCCAGATGGCGACGGCTGGCCAGTTCGGGCACCACCCCGCCAAAGGGCGCGTGATCGCGCACCTGGCTGGCCACCACGCTGGAAAGCGCGCGGCGGCCGTCCTCAACGACCGCCGCCGCCGTCTCGTCGCACGAAGACTCCACGCCCAGGACCAGGCGCCCCGGGTCGCCGTCGTTATTGAGCGCGTTGGCCACTGATGAACTGTTCCGCCTCTTGCACGTCGAGCTTGCTGCCGATGACAATGGGCACCCGCTGATGCAGCTCTTCGGGCTGGATCTCCAGGATGCGCTGGCCCTCGCCGGTGCTGGCCGCGCCGCCGGCTTGCTCGGCGACCATGGCCAGGGGGTTGCATTCGTAGAGCAGACGCAGTTTGCCGTGGGGTTTTTTGGGGTCTTTGGTGTCCTTGGGGTAGAGGAACACACCGCCATAGAGCAGGGTGCGGTGGAAGTCGGCGACCATGGAGCCAATGTAACGGCATGAATACACTGGCTTATCCGGCGTGGTCCGCCGCAGGTGGCGGAAATAGTCTTGCAGGCCCTGGCTCCAATAATCCCAATAACCCATGTTGGCGCTGAAGATCTTGCCCCGCTCGGGGATGGTGATGTCGGGGTGGCTGAGCAAAAACTCGCCCACCGAGGGCTCCAGGGTGAAGCCGCTGACGCCGTTGCCGGTGGTGTAGACCATCATCGTCGAGGAGCCGTAGAGAAAATAGCCGGCGGCGACCTGCTTGTAGCCCGGCTGGAGCAGATCGCTCATCTGGTAGTCGGAGCCCGGCGACTCCTTGCGCAGGATGCTGAAGATCGTGCCGATGCTGACGTTGGCGTCGATGTTGGACGAGCCGTCGAGCGGATCGAAAAGCAGCACGTAGTTGCCTTTGTTGTAACCGCGCGGAATCTCGATGGGATCGGCGTCTTCCTCCGAGCCCAGCACGGCGCAGTGGCTGCTGCGACAGAGGCGCTCGATGAGCAGGTCGTGGGCGAATTCGTCGAGCTTGCGCACGATTTCGTCCTGGACGTTGCTGCGGCCGGTGGCTCCCAAGATGCCGGCCAGGCCGGCCCGGTTGACCTCGGCCGAGATGATTTTGGCGGCGAATATCAGTTCGTTGAGCAGCCGGGTGAACACGCCGGTGGCGTCGCCGTGCCGCTGTTGTTGCATCAGGATGTGGTTGGTGACCGTAATGCCGAGTTTGTTCTCAGTCATTGCCCCCTCCAGTTAATTGCCAGCCATGAAACGCTTTGTCATCTAGTTGTAACACCCCTTTGACGGCAGGGCAAT
Protein-coding regions in this window:
- the panC gene encoding pantoate--beta-alanine ligase → MPSEPTIIRTPTEMRAHGHALRAAGKRIGFVPTMGALHAGHLSLIDYVRQECDVVVASIFVNPLQFDRAEDLDTYPRTFEADRALCAQRGTDVIFCPTAPAMYPEGYCTKVSVSGMSGLLCGKVRTGHFDGVTTVVLKLFNAVLPHVAAFGEKDYQQLTLIKRMALDLGLDVAVVGRPTVREADGLAMSSRNVHLSPEERQRALALWRGLQKARTLADAGQTEARVLIDAARQEIEAINPTRLEYIEIVDSTNLESLERLDRPARMAMAVWLGSTRLIDNAPLN
- the rsmA gene encoding 16S rRNA (adenine(1518)-N(6)/adenine(1519)-N(6))-dimethyltransferase RsmA; this encodes MHPRLLLERLGLHASKARGQNFLTQPATAQAIVASAAIGPEDFVVEIGPGLGALTVAAGRLASRVLAVEIDRGVHRALMDVLAEEGLQNVEARLMDALDLDWPATREQAGRPLVVIGNLPYNITSPLLFALLAAAPCWRAATLMVQKEVATRLAAKPGGKDWGRLGVMVQSLCQVRAGVTLSRGQFFPEPNVSSQIVHLTPLEQPLPAALGLSQAWFGQVVKAAFGQRRKTVANALAGGLGLERGRVEDALGRAAVAPSRRAETLSIAELGAIALALTPPGPPN
- the tsaD gene encoding tRNA (adenosine(37)-N6)-threonylcarbamoyltransferase complex transferase subunit TsaD gives rise to the protein MANALNNDGDPGRLVLGVESSCDETAAAVVEDGRRALSSVVASQVRDHAPFGGVVPELASRRHLEAVAPVIRAALAGAGVTLGQISGLAVTQGPGLIGSLLVGLSAAKALAWARDLPIVGVSHLEGHIAALRLMDDPPAPPFAALLVSGGHTSIYHVHDFGQMEELGQTVDDAAGEAYDKVAKLYGLGYPGGVIIDRLAAGGDPTAIQLPRPRLRDGTLDFSFSGLKSAVVRFRQEHIGQNYRIEDLCAGFQEAVVEVLTSKTIAAAKQRGLTRLALAGGVAANQRLRQAMAQAAAAAGMELTAPPVALCTDNAAMIAAAGAIRLRAGLRLALEADAVSRLPRGGRLPGEA
- the fbp gene encoding class 1 fructose-bisphosphatase, which gives rise to MTENKLGITVTNHILMQQQRHGDATGVFTRLLNELIFAAKIISAEVNRAGLAGILGATGRSNVQDEIVRKLDEFAHDLLIERLCRSSHCAVLGSEEDADPIEIPRGYNKGNYVLLFDPLDGSSNIDANVSIGTIFSILRKESPGSDYQMSDLLQPGYKQVAAGYFLYGSSTMMVYTTGNGVSGFTLEPSVGEFLLSHPDITIPERGKIFSANMGYWDYWSQGLQDYFRHLRRTTPDKPVYSCRYIGSMVADFHRTLLYGGVFLYPKDTKDPKKPHGKLRLLYECNPLAMVAEQAGGAASTGEGQRILEIQPEELHQRVPIVIGSKLDVQEAEQFISGQRAQ